In one Xiphophorus couchianus chromosome 17, X_couchianus-1.0, whole genome shotgun sequence genomic region, the following are encoded:
- the LOC114161221 gene encoding coiled-coil domain-containing protein 136 isoform X2 yields the protein MDGFRLPPVIEEVLDPSDELCELKEDKPGMLADTLTAKERESMEEKEEPEGDGEKGQQEEEMEVKERESEEDDQGEEEDLEELRAQVLQLLLELDETREVSQRHEESFMELQGLLDEERLASAHQAESFTRQIQRLQAQLRSAQEEMSSLEEEKESELVEVQQELRSAQEEVLVLQQAAEEAAAERENDIASLQEELCRLRVELQRLHATAAEYELEVTSLSMKSRRTAQSGDVTQLQEEVISLTDERQTLSSNNRELSNKLEQLLQQRDMCGDSYLEVRAEGQTEEEVQLKADSYITLSQSKPQNLDSSAVQDEIRTLKVQLRMAEELALKVQLECEGLKKELEELQQLHEGSQRERAALQLQLQSCKAELQELLGRKLQKSDSEGWNMAVAAVAVAAILVLVVPRFTRA from the exons ATGGACGGCTTCCGGCTGCCGCCCGTCATCGAGGAGGTGCTGGACCCCTCTG ATGAGCTGTGTGAGCTGAAGGAGGACAAACCCGGCATGCTGGCCGATACCCTGACAGCCAAGGAGAGGGAGTCcatggaggagaaggaggagccTGAGGGAGACGGAGAGAAGGgccagcaggaggaagagatggaagTGAAGGAGAGGGAGTCTGAAGAAGATGAtcagggagaggaggaggatttGGAGGAGCTTAGAGCTCAGGTGCTGCAACTTCTCCTGGAGCTGGATGAGACTCGAGAGGTTTCTCAGCGACACGAGGAGAGCTTCATGGAGCTGCAAG GTCTGCTAGATGAGGAGCGGCTGGCGAGCGCCCATCAGGCGGAAAGCTTCACCCGGCAGATCCAGAGGCTGCAAG CTCAGCTTCGGTCGGCGCAGGAGGAGATGAGCagcctggaggaggagaaggagagcgAGCTGGTGGAGGTCCAGCAGGAGCTGCGCTCGGCTCAGGAGGAAGTTCTGGTGCTGCAGCAGGCGGCCGAGGAGGCGGCGGCAGAGAGGGAGAACGACATCGCCTCCCTGCAGGAGGAGCTGTGCCGCCTGCGGGTGGAGCTGCAGCGCCTGCACGCCACGGCGGCCGAGTACGAGCTGGAGGTCACCTCGCTGAGCATGAAGAGCCGCCGCACGGCCCAGTCAG GTGATGTGACTCAGCTGCAGGAAGAGGTCATTTCTCTGACCGATGAGCGTCAGACTCTGAGCAGCAACAACAGGGAGTTGAGCAACAAGTTGGAGCAACTGCTGCAGCAACGAGACAT GTGTGGTGACTCGTACCTGGAAGTCAGAGCCGAGGGCCAAACTGAGGAGGAGGTTCAGCTAAAGGCAGATTCCTACATCACTCTGTCCCAGTCCAAACCGCAGAATCTGGACTCGTCAGCGGTCCAGGATGAAATCAGGACCCTGAAGGTCCAGCTGAGAATGGCAGAAGAGTTGGCTCTCAAGGTCCAGCTGGAG TGTGAAGGTCTGaagaaggagctggaggagctgcagcagctgcacgaAGGCAGCCAGCGGGAGCGAGCAGCTCTCCAGCTACAGCTGCAGAGCTGCAAGGCGgagctgcaggagctgctggGACGAAAGTTGCAG aaaaGCGACTCTGAAGGCTGGAACATGGCGGTGGCGGCGGTCGCGGTGGCGGCCATTTTGGTTCTGGTTGTCCCCAGATTTACCAGGGCCTGA
- the LOC114161221 gene encoding coiled-coil domain-containing protein 136 isoform X4 — protein sequence MLADTLTAKERESMEEKEEPEGDGEKGQQEEEMEVKERESEEDDQGEEEDLEELRAQVLQLLLELDETREVSQRHEESFMELQGLLDEERLASAHQAESFTRQIQRLQAQLRSAQEEMSSLEEEKESELVEVQQELRSAQEEVLVLQQAAEEAAAERENDIASLQEELCRLRVELQRLHATAAEYELEVTSLSMKSRRTAQSGDVTQLQEEVISLTDERQTLSSNNRELSNKLEQLLQQRDMCGDSYLEVRAEGQTEEEVQLKADSYITLSQSKPQNLDSSAVQDEIRTLKVQLRMAEELALKVQLECEGLKKELEELQQLHEGSQRERAALQLQLQSCKAELQELLGRKLQNCTRPSEPPVLSIPFIGLIVIVALIWCWWEELAS from the exons ATGCTGGCCGATACCCTGACAGCCAAGGAGAGGGAGTCcatggaggagaaggaggagccTGAGGGAGACGGAGAGAAGGgccagcaggaggaagagatggaagTGAAGGAGAGGGAGTCTGAAGAAGATGAtcagggagaggaggaggatttGGAGGAGCTTAGAGCTCAGGTGCTGCAACTTCTCCTGGAGCTGGATGAGACTCGAGAGGTTTCTCAGCGACACGAGGAGAGCTTCATGGAGCTGCAAG GTCTGCTAGATGAGGAGCGGCTGGCGAGCGCCCATCAGGCGGAAAGCTTCACCCGGCAGATCCAGAGGCTGCAAG CTCAGCTTCGGTCGGCGCAGGAGGAGATGAGCagcctggaggaggagaaggagagcgAGCTGGTGGAGGTCCAGCAGGAGCTGCGCTCGGCTCAGGAGGAAGTTCTGGTGCTGCAGCAGGCGGCCGAGGAGGCGGCGGCAGAGAGGGAGAACGACATCGCCTCCCTGCAGGAGGAGCTGTGCCGCCTGCGGGTGGAGCTGCAGCGCCTGCACGCCACGGCGGCCGAGTACGAGCTGGAGGTCACCTCGCTGAGCATGAAGAGCCGCCGCACGGCCCAGTCAG GTGATGTGACTCAGCTGCAGGAAGAGGTCATTTCTCTGACCGATGAGCGTCAGACTCTGAGCAGCAACAACAGGGAGTTGAGCAACAAGTTGGAGCAACTGCTGCAGCAACGAGACAT GTGTGGTGACTCGTACCTGGAAGTCAGAGCCGAGGGCCAAACTGAGGAGGAGGTTCAGCTAAAGGCAGATTCCTACATCACTCTGTCCCAGTCCAAACCGCAGAATCTGGACTCGTCAGCGGTCCAGGATGAAATCAGGACCCTGAAGGTCCAGCTGAGAATGGCAGAAGAGTTGGCTCTCAAGGTCCAGCTGGAG TGTGAAGGTCTGaagaaggagctggaggagctgcagcagctgcacgaAGGCAGCCAGCGGGAGCGAGCAGCTCTCCAGCTACAGCTGCAGAGCTGCAAGGCGgagctgcaggagctgctggGACGAAAGTTGCAG AACTGCACCCGTCCTTCAGAGCCCCCCGTCCTCTCCATCCCGTTCATAGGATTGATTGTTATAGTGGCGTTGATTTGGTGCTGGTGGGAGGAGCTGGCGTCCTAA
- the LOC114161221 gene encoding coiled-coil domain-containing protein 136 isoform X1, whose amino-acid sequence MDGFRLPPVIEEVLDPSDELCELKEDKPGMLADTLTAKERESMEEKEEPEGDGEKGQQEEEMEVKERESEEDDQGEEEDLEELRAQVLQLLLELDETREVSQRHEESFMELQGLLDEERLASAHQAESFTRQIQRLQAQLRSAQEEMSSLEEEKESELVEVQQELRSAQEEVLVLQQAAEEAAAERENDIASLQEELCRLRVELQRLHATAAEYELEVTSLSMKSRRTAQSGDVTQLQEEVISLTDERQTLSSNNRELSNKLEQLLQQRDMCGDSYLEVRAEGQTEEEVQLKADSYITLSQSKPQNLDSSAVQDEIRTLKVQLRMAEELALKVQLECEGLKKELEELQQLHEGSQRERAALQLQLQSCKAELQELLGRKLQNCTRPSEPPVLSIPFIGLIVIVALIWCWWEELAS is encoded by the exons ATGGACGGCTTCCGGCTGCCGCCCGTCATCGAGGAGGTGCTGGACCCCTCTG ATGAGCTGTGTGAGCTGAAGGAGGACAAACCCGGCATGCTGGCCGATACCCTGACAGCCAAGGAGAGGGAGTCcatggaggagaaggaggagccTGAGGGAGACGGAGAGAAGGgccagcaggaggaagagatggaagTGAAGGAGAGGGAGTCTGAAGAAGATGAtcagggagaggaggaggatttGGAGGAGCTTAGAGCTCAGGTGCTGCAACTTCTCCTGGAGCTGGATGAGACTCGAGAGGTTTCTCAGCGACACGAGGAGAGCTTCATGGAGCTGCAAG GTCTGCTAGATGAGGAGCGGCTGGCGAGCGCCCATCAGGCGGAAAGCTTCACCCGGCAGATCCAGAGGCTGCAAG CTCAGCTTCGGTCGGCGCAGGAGGAGATGAGCagcctggaggaggagaaggagagcgAGCTGGTGGAGGTCCAGCAGGAGCTGCGCTCGGCTCAGGAGGAAGTTCTGGTGCTGCAGCAGGCGGCCGAGGAGGCGGCGGCAGAGAGGGAGAACGACATCGCCTCCCTGCAGGAGGAGCTGTGCCGCCTGCGGGTGGAGCTGCAGCGCCTGCACGCCACGGCGGCCGAGTACGAGCTGGAGGTCACCTCGCTGAGCATGAAGAGCCGCCGCACGGCCCAGTCAG GTGATGTGACTCAGCTGCAGGAAGAGGTCATTTCTCTGACCGATGAGCGTCAGACTCTGAGCAGCAACAACAGGGAGTTGAGCAACAAGTTGGAGCAACTGCTGCAGCAACGAGACAT GTGTGGTGACTCGTACCTGGAAGTCAGAGCCGAGGGCCAAACTGAGGAGGAGGTTCAGCTAAAGGCAGATTCCTACATCACTCTGTCCCAGTCCAAACCGCAGAATCTGGACTCGTCAGCGGTCCAGGATGAAATCAGGACCCTGAAGGTCCAGCTGAGAATGGCAGAAGAGTTGGCTCTCAAGGTCCAGCTGGAG TGTGAAGGTCTGaagaaggagctggaggagctgcagcagctgcacgaAGGCAGCCAGCGGGAGCGAGCAGCTCTCCAGCTACAGCTGCAGAGCTGCAAGGCGgagctgcaggagctgctggGACGAAAGTTGCAG AACTGCACCCGTCCTTCAGAGCCCCCCGTCCTCTCCATCCCGTTCATAGGATTGATTGTTATAGTGGCGTTGATTTGGTGCTGGTGGGAGGAGCTGGCGTCCTAA
- the LOC114161221 gene encoding coiled-coil domain-containing protein 136 isoform X3, which translates to MDGFRLPPVIEEVLDPSDELCELKEDKPGMLADTLTAKERESMEEKEEPEGDGEKGQQEEEMEVKERESEEDDQGEEEDLEELRAQVLQLLLELDETREVSQRHEESFMELQGLLDEERLASAHQAESFTRQIQRLQAQLRSAQEEMSSLEEEKESELVEVQQELRSAQEEVLVLQQAAEEAAAERENDIASLQEELCRLRVELQRLHATAAEYELEVTSLSMKSRRTAQSGDVTQLQEEVISLTDERQTLSSNNRELSNKLEQLLQQRDMCGDSYLEVRAEGQTEEEVQLKADSYITLSQSKPQNLDSSAVQDEIRTLKVQLRMAEELALKVQLEPATAV; encoded by the exons ATGGACGGCTTCCGGCTGCCGCCCGTCATCGAGGAGGTGCTGGACCCCTCTG ATGAGCTGTGTGAGCTGAAGGAGGACAAACCCGGCATGCTGGCCGATACCCTGACAGCCAAGGAGAGGGAGTCcatggaggagaaggaggagccTGAGGGAGACGGAGAGAAGGgccagcaggaggaagagatggaagTGAAGGAGAGGGAGTCTGAAGAAGATGAtcagggagaggaggaggatttGGAGGAGCTTAGAGCTCAGGTGCTGCAACTTCTCCTGGAGCTGGATGAGACTCGAGAGGTTTCTCAGCGACACGAGGAGAGCTTCATGGAGCTGCAAG GTCTGCTAGATGAGGAGCGGCTGGCGAGCGCCCATCAGGCGGAAAGCTTCACCCGGCAGATCCAGAGGCTGCAAG CTCAGCTTCGGTCGGCGCAGGAGGAGATGAGCagcctggaggaggagaaggagagcgAGCTGGTGGAGGTCCAGCAGGAGCTGCGCTCGGCTCAGGAGGAAGTTCTGGTGCTGCAGCAGGCGGCCGAGGAGGCGGCGGCAGAGAGGGAGAACGACATCGCCTCCCTGCAGGAGGAGCTGTGCCGCCTGCGGGTGGAGCTGCAGCGCCTGCACGCCACGGCGGCCGAGTACGAGCTGGAGGTCACCTCGCTGAGCATGAAGAGCCGCCGCACGGCCCAGTCAG GTGATGTGACTCAGCTGCAGGAAGAGGTCATTTCTCTGACCGATGAGCGTCAGACTCTGAGCAGCAACAACAGGGAGTTGAGCAACAAGTTGGAGCAACTGCTGCAGCAACGAGACAT GTGTGGTGACTCGTACCTGGAAGTCAGAGCCGAGGGCCAAACTGAGGAGGAGGTTCAGCTAAAGGCAGATTCCTACATCACTCTGTCCCAGTCCAAACCGCAGAATCTGGACTCGTCAGCGGTCCAGGATGAAATCAGGACCCTGAAGGTCCAGCTGAGAATGGCAGAAGAGTTGGCTCTCAAGGTCCAGCTGGAG CCTGCCACTGCTGTCTGA
- the drd4-rs gene encoding dopamine receptor D4 related sequence, which translates to MENVTLGSPAGEARMRDYNYLALVLGVLLILIIILGNVLVCLSVLTERSLKTATNYFIISLAVADLLLAVLVLPLYVYSEFLGGTWTLSTSICDALMTMDVMLCTASILNLCAISVDRYIAVVVPLKYNRNQFSVRQLTLITATWVLSLGVASPVIFGLNQVPGRDPTVCKLEDDYFVVYSSVCSFFVPCPVMLFLYYWMFRGLRRWSSRSRSQAHRVGRRGLSSHLALALRRAKDTPGSQEKVVYTVPPISPTSPSIFSMATPCATLLTEENQHGAVMAADSDPVTTQMDSVSDGEPTGRWEGSSRRENATKRGRRTSKTSRVSGRERKAMKVLPVVVGVFLACWTPFFTVHVTKVLCRSCNIGPTLISVVTWLGYVNSAVNPIIYTIFNAEFRNVFHRLLCCRT; encoded by the exons ATGGAAAATGTGACACTTGGCAGCCCTGCAGGAGAGGCTCGCATGAGGGACTACAACTACCTGGCCCTGGTTCTTGGTGTCCTGTTGatcctcatcatcatcctggGAAACGTTCTGGTGTGTCTGAGCGTGCTCACAGAGCGCTCTCTGAAGACCGCCACCAACTACTTCATCATCAGCCTGGCGGTAGCCGACCTGCTGCTGGCCGTGCTCGTGCTACCGCTCTACGTCTATTCTGAG TTCCTGGGAGGAACCTGGACTCTGAGTACCTCCATCTGTGATGCTCTGATGACCATGGATGTGATGCTCTGCACTGCCTCCATCTTGAACTTGTGTGCCATCAGCGTAGACCG GTACATCGCCGTCGTAGTGCCcctaaaatacaacagaaatcAGTTCAGTGTTCGCCAACTGACACTCATCACCGCAACTTGGGTCCTATCTCTAGGCGTGGCCAGCCCAGTCATCTTTGGTCTGAACCAGGTGCCGGGTCGGGATCCGACGGTCTGCAAGCTGGAGGATGATTATTTTGTGGTGTACTCATCAGTCTGCTCCTTCTTCGTGCCTTGTCCAGTCATGCTCTTCCTCTATTACTGGATGTTCCGCGGCCTGCGACGTTGGAGCAGTCGGAGCCGGTCCCAGGCCCATCGGGTCGGCCGGAGAGGTCTTTCTTCTCATCTGGCCTTGGCTCTGCGTAGAGCTAAAGACACACCTGGTAGCCAGGAGAAGGTTGTTTATACAGTGCCTCCTATAAGCCCCACCTCTCCATCCATATTCTCCATGGCAACGCCATGTGCGACTCTGCTGACAGAGGAAAACCAGCACGGGGCAGTGATGGCAGCTGATAGCGACCCGGTGACCACTCAGATGGACAGTGTGTCGGACGGCGAGCCCACCGGAAGGTGGGAGGGAAGCAGTCGCAGAGAGAACGCCACTAAGAGAGGACGAAGGACCAGCAAGACCAGCCGGGTCAGTGGGAGGGAGCGCAAGGCCATGAAGGTTCTACCGGTCGTTGTTG GCGTGTTCCTGGCCTGCTGGACGCCCTTCTTCACCGTCCATGTCACCAAGGTGTTATGCCGTTCCTGTAACATCGGCCCCACTCTTATTTCTGTGGTCACATGGCTAGGTTATGTCAACAGTGCTGTTAACCCAATAATCTACACGATCTTCAATGCAGAGTTCAGGAACGTCTTTCACAGGCTGCTCTGCTGCCGGACGTGA